A window from Streptomyces sp. NBC_00335 encodes these proteins:
- a CDS encoding serine/threonine-protein kinase, with protein sequence MEPLHSRDAEHIGPYRLLARLGTGGMSQVYLGRAEEHAPGTGTGTSTHTNTGTGTGTRTLARTGTRTAAVKLIHPHLAAHPDFRTRFHREADAARLVGGAWTVAVLDADPDAEIPWLATAYIAGPNLRQAVGRDFGPLPAGSVRVLGEGLSYALQDIHRAGLVHRDLKPGNILLTADGPRVIDFGIARALGATADPALTQTGELLGSPGFLAPEQLNGTPVTPACDVFGLGSVLAYAATGRLPFGDPDQPGGIAALLMRVTEAEPDLAGVPAELRDVVRDCLHKDPAARPGPAEIRERLGAGRKDAPDAPAAPAAPESWLPAPLVARLGQHAIALLDRVDAGPDRPEPATVPAQRTAADPGPGPYAPTAAPAPTLTPVPGAFSGHGAFSVPGPGLAVGGRSRSAAVSTALLVAVAVVVAVAAGGTVYTVMSGSGEGSPRSHHGAVPAGSSGPRGTTPAPSAPSSPSSPSSPSATLATLPAAYAGTWRTTYGDQSWQLTLSPGTAGSDVMSLTLQAPGLSCAWTAPLRSATADSVGLDPSTVISGAPPSCSPGGRSTLRLLSNGNLVRELDGSAALPLTYRRR encoded by the coding sequence ATGGAACCACTGCACTCGCGCGACGCGGAGCACATCGGTCCGTACCGCCTGCTCGCCCGCCTCGGAACCGGCGGAATGAGCCAGGTCTACCTCGGCCGCGCCGAGGAGCACGCCCCCGGCACGGGCACCGGGACCTCCACTCATACCAACACCGGCACCGGCACCGGCACCCGGACCCTCGCCCGTACGGGCACCCGCACCGCCGCCGTGAAGCTGATCCACCCCCACCTCGCCGCCCACCCCGACTTCCGCACCCGTTTCCACCGCGAGGCCGACGCCGCCCGCCTCGTCGGCGGGGCCTGGACCGTCGCCGTCCTCGACGCCGACCCCGACGCGGAGATCCCCTGGCTGGCCACCGCCTACATCGCCGGGCCGAACCTGCGCCAAGCCGTGGGGCGCGACTTCGGCCCGTTGCCGGCCGGCTCCGTACGGGTCCTGGGCGAGGGGCTCTCGTACGCCCTCCAGGACATCCACCGTGCCGGACTCGTCCACCGGGACCTGAAGCCCGGCAACATCCTGCTCACCGCCGACGGCCCCCGCGTCATCGACTTCGGCATCGCCCGGGCCCTCGGAGCCACCGCCGATCCCGCCCTCACGCAGACCGGCGAACTCCTCGGCTCCCCCGGCTTCCTCGCCCCCGAGCAGCTCAACGGCACCCCCGTGACCCCGGCCTGCGACGTGTTCGGCCTCGGCTCGGTGCTCGCCTACGCCGCCACCGGCCGGCTGCCCTTCGGGGACCCGGACCAGCCTGGAGGCATCGCCGCGCTCCTGATGCGCGTCACCGAAGCGGAACCGGACCTGGCCGGCGTACCGGCCGAACTGCGTGACGTCGTACGCGATTGCCTGCACAAGGACCCGGCCGCCCGGCCCGGCCCCGCCGAGATCCGCGAACGGCTCGGCGCGGGGCGGAAGGACGCCCCGGACGCCCCGGCAGCCCCGGCCGCCCCGGAGTCCTGGCTGCCCGCGCCCCTCGTCGCGCGGCTCGGGCAGCACGCCATCGCCCTGCTGGACCGCGTGGACGCCGGCCCGGACCGGCCCGAGCCGGCGACCGTGCCCGCCCAGCGCACCGCGGCGGACCCGGGCCCCGGCCCGTACGCGCCGACTGCTGCGCCCGCCCCGACGCTCACGCCCGTGCCCGGGGCCTTCTCCGGACACGGGGCCTTCTCCGTGCCCGGACCCGGGCTCGCGGTCGGCGGGCGCTCCCGGTCCGCGGCCGTCTCCACGGCCCTGCTCGTCGCCGTCGCCGTGGTCGTCGCCGTCGCGGCGGGCGGCACGGTGTACACCGTCATGAGCGGATCCGGCGAGGGTTCGCCCCGCTCCCACCACGGCGCCGTCCCGGCCGGCTCGTCCGGCCCGCGGGGCACCACTCCTGCCCCTTCTGCCCCTTCCAGCCCTTCCAGCCCTTCCAGCCCTTCCGCCACTTTGGCCACGCTCCCCGCGGCCTACGCCGGCACCTGGCGGACCACGTACGGCGATCAGAGCTGGCAGCTCACCCTCAGCCCCGGAACGGCCGGCTCCGACGTCATGTCCCTGACCCTCCAGGCCCCGGGACTCAGCTGCGCGTGGACCGCCCCGCTGCGCTCGGCCACCGCCGACAGTGTCGGGCTTGACCCCTCCACGGTGATCTCCGGTGCGCCGCCGTCGTGTTCGCCGGGCGGCCGGAGCACCCTGCGGCTGCTCTCCAACGGGAACCTGGTGCGGGAGCTCGACGGCAGCGCCGCCCTCCCGCTCACGTACCGGCGGCGCTGA
- a CDS encoding nuclear transport factor 2 family protein, with protein MEPLKVVARLWERIEARDWDGVALLIAEHAVIEWPVSSERIVGRDNFIAVISDDDYADERSVDVLRILADGDLVVTEVEIPQDHVVYRAVSLWTVRNGQIAGAREYWTSPGQDPAPRWRAGFVEPLVEPSLAESLAAD; from the coding sequence ATGGAGCCGTTGAAGGTAGTGGCACGACTGTGGGAGCGGATCGAGGCACGCGACTGGGACGGAGTGGCCCTGCTGATCGCCGAGCACGCGGTGATCGAGTGGCCCGTGAGCAGCGAACGCATCGTCGGTCGCGACAACTTCATCGCCGTCATCAGCGATGACGACTACGCGGACGAGAGATCCGTCGACGTGCTCCGCATCCTCGCGGACGGCGATCTCGTCGTGACCGAGGTGGAGATACCTCAGGACCACGTCGTCTACCGCGCCGTCTCCCTGTGGACCGTACGGAACGGGCAGATCGCCGGCGCCCGGGAGTACTGGACCAGCCCCGGCCAGGACCCGGCCCCGCGCTGGCGCGCCGGTTTCGTCGAACCGCTCGTGGAGCCGTCGCTCGCCGAGTCCCTGGCGGCGGACTGA
- a CDS encoding alpha/beta hydrolase, with product MNRRPRPTARPDGRRGGRLRRTLLAGLVAAAVVFPVSAAASPDVPAPAPAVLGESAALPDRYAAHLANLAEAARTAQNAGRQGRAAKLRAMEAGGDARFLVFDGRGKGRAIEVFGDLETADRVAVLVPGSDTTLDTYQRFRAGAVALQQRLRAEHPRSAVVAWLGYDTPGTVSPAVLTTGRADEAAAELGSFLPRLARLAAPEARLSLLCHSYGSVVCARTGTGPEVTDIALFGSPGTAAGSAADLPTRARVWAGRGGSDWISGVPHVRVGGIGFGTDPVDPAFGALPFAAGSGGHSDYLKPGTESLNSLAGIVLGASPAARPVPGPAPAAASASSPTALTALLAPSAPAAPEVSRARA from the coding sequence ATGAACCGCCGACCGCGACCCACCGCACGTCCCGACGGCCGCCGCGGCGGCCGTCTGCGCCGCACGCTGCTGGCCGGGCTCGTCGCCGCGGCCGTGGTGTTCCCCGTTTCCGCCGCCGCTTCCCCGGACGTCCCCGCGCCGGCCCCGGCGGTCCTCGGCGAGAGCGCCGCCCTCCCCGACCGGTACGCCGCCCACCTCGCCAACCTCGCCGAGGCGGCCCGTACGGCGCAGAACGCCGGCCGCCAGGGCCGCGCGGCGAAGCTCCGGGCGATGGAGGCGGGCGGCGATGCCCGGTTCCTCGTCTTCGACGGGCGCGGCAAGGGCCGCGCGATAGAGGTGTTCGGCGATCTGGAAACCGCCGACCGGGTCGCGGTCCTGGTCCCCGGGTCGGACACGACGCTGGACACCTACCAGAGGTTCCGCGCCGGAGCCGTCGCCCTTCAGCAGCGCCTCCGCGCCGAGCACCCCCGGTCCGCCGTGGTCGCCTGGCTCGGGTACGACACCCCCGGCACGGTCAGCCCGGCCGTCCTGACCACCGGCCGCGCCGACGAGGCCGCCGCCGAACTCGGCTCCTTCCTTCCCCGGTTGGCCCGGCTGGCCGCCCCGGAGGCCCGCCTCTCGCTCCTCTGCCATTCCTACGGATCCGTCGTCTGCGCCCGTACGGGGACGGGCCCCGAGGTCACCGACATCGCGCTGTTCGGCAGTCCGGGCACGGCGGCCGGTTCCGCCGCGGACCTGCCGACCCGGGCCCGGGTCTGGGCCGGCCGGGGCGGATCCGACTGGATCTCCGGTGTCCCGCACGTCCGCGTCGGCGGCATCGGCTTCGGCACCGATCCCGTGGACCCGGCCTTCGGAGCCCTGCCCTTCGCGGCCGGATCCGGGGGCCACAGCGACTACCTCAAGCCGGGCACCGAGTCCCTGAACAGTCTGGCCGGGATCGTGCTCGGCGCCTCCCCGGCGGCCCGGCCCGTCCCGGGCCCCGCTCCCGCAGCTGCCTCCGCCTCGTCCCCCACCGCCCTGACCGCCCTCCTCGCCCCGTCCGCCCCCGCTGCTCCGGAGGTCTCCCGTGCGCGTGCGTGA
- a CDS encoding acyltransferase family protein, whose amino-acid sequence MRVREPQTRWSVLADRIDSGTPAHRDRAVDALRAFAILGVVLGHWLVTALTSADGGLSSTSPLAHLSGLAPVSWVFQTLAVFFLVGGHVAAQGYASARGRGVPYGQWVRQRLGRLFRPVAAVLVLWSIAAGGMLLGGVGTDTVRTLLKLVLSPLWFLLVFAALTAATPLVARLSPLWPLAVVASVDVWRFGFGGPEGIGWVNVAAGWLVPYTLGAAWSRGAFARRTPAALLLGGGIAATTALILWGGYPASMVGVPGAAISNLNPPTLAAVAFGLAQCGLALLLRGPLARVMSRPRAWAKVALVNLSAMTIFLWHQTAMMAVTALGLLISTDLPGLHTVPDSAEWIAVRLLWLPVFAAALAVCWAAFHTYEQVGGRPRGRTRRGSSGAPAAPSRIVASSAAARRSASPVAPTSSTPAGESTVTGPVAPAKENLHA is encoded by the coding sequence GTGCGCGTGCGTGAACCGCAGACCCGCTGGTCCGTCCTCGCGGACCGGATCGACTCCGGAACCCCCGCCCACCGGGACCGGGCCGTGGACGCCCTCCGGGCCTTCGCCATCCTCGGCGTGGTGCTGGGCCACTGGCTGGTCACCGCGCTCACCAGCGCCGACGGCGGCCTCAGCAGCACCAGCCCGCTGGCCCACCTGAGCGGACTGGCCCCGGTCTCCTGGGTGTTCCAGACCCTGGCCGTCTTCTTCCTGGTCGGCGGCCACGTCGCCGCCCAGGGGTACGCGTCGGCGCGCGGCCGCGGAGTCCCGTACGGGCAGTGGGTCCGTCAGCGTCTCGGCAGGCTGTTCCGGCCGGTCGCCGCCGTCCTGGTCCTCTGGAGCATCGCCGCCGGCGGCATGCTGCTCGGCGGCGTCGGGACGGACACCGTCCGGACCCTGCTCAAGCTCGTCCTGTCACCTCTGTGGTTCCTCCTCGTCTTCGCCGCGCTGACCGCCGCGACCCCGCTCGTCGCCCGGCTGAGCCCGCTGTGGCCGCTGGCCGTGGTGGCCTCGGTCGATGTCTGGCGGTTCGGGTTCGGCGGGCCCGAAGGGATCGGCTGGGTCAATGTGGCCGCCGGCTGGCTGGTGCCCTACACCCTGGGCGCCGCCTGGTCGCGGGGTGCCTTCGCCCGGCGTACCCCGGCCGCCCTTCTGCTGGGCGGGGGGATCGCCGCCACGACCGCACTGATCCTCTGGGGCGGGTACCCCGCTTCGATGGTCGGCGTCCCCGGAGCCGCGATCTCGAATCTGAACCCGCCGACGCTGGCCGCCGTGGCGTTCGGACTGGCCCAGTGCGGGCTGGCGCTGCTGCTGCGGGGACCGCTGGCCCGGGTGATGAGCCGGCCACGGGCCTGGGCGAAGGTGGCCCTTGTGAACCTGTCCGCCATGACGATCTTCCTGTGGCACCAGACCGCGATGATGGCCGTCACCGCCCTGGGACTGCTGATCTCCACCGATCTGCCGGGCCTGCACACCGTGCCGGACTCCGCGGAGTGGATAGCCGTCCGGCTGCTCTGGCTGCCCGTGTTCGCAGCGGCGCTGGCGGTCTGCTGGGCCGCCTTCCACACCTACGAGCAGGTCGGCGGCCGCCCCCGTGGCCGGACCCGGCGCGGATCCTCCGGCGCACCGGCCGCCCCCTCCCGGATCGTCGCCTCGTCCGCCGCGGCCCGGCGGAGTGCCTCCCCCGTAGCTCCCACCTCCTCAACTCCGGCCGGTGAAAGCACAGTCACCGGGCCGGTGGCTCCCGCCAAGGAGAACCTCCATGCCTAG
- a CDS encoding sensor histidine kinase yields MPRLGDVNEQSEPPTPAPSPDPGPGPADHAAVAATAGGREPGDAPARASAVVRGVARGLLDLKSDPLPRMSRPRWLAWGPHVVLTYLALAFFAVTTEQLGNHYGVHGSVRSLLGTLVGVSIVIAMRWPMAGYWLGLTAAGLIAGQIHGHVGQGQSWPWMPAGLFAFAPVLLLVSLRVPPRVTVGAVTVVIAYTGLAEGLFRPENSGTGTPGAILLFAFTGLLGYALRATRLTRTQLVRQETLTEEERARRTLLEERSRIARELHDVVAHHMSVISIQAQVAPYLVENPSEELKENLAGIRANAVEALTELRRVLGVLRSEHPDEASGPHHPQPTLAELDGLVDNVRAAGLDVTVEIAGIRRPLSPGVELTAYRIVQEALSNCLRHAPGSRVEVGIAYGPRDVHLCVANTTPTRPAPPTMGAGHGLLGMRERAGMLGGELAAGPRPDGGYEVSAVLPMDPAPPGGGPSPAPATMDKDS; encoded by the coding sequence ATGCCTAGGCTGGGCGATGTGAACGAGCAGAGCGAGCCCCCGACTCCGGCCCCGAGCCCGGATCCGGGTCCGGGTCCGGCCGACCACGCGGCCGTGGCTGCGACCGCGGGCGGCAGGGAGCCGGGAGACGCCCCCGCCAGGGCCTCGGCCGTGGTGCGGGGTGTGGCCCGGGGGCTGCTGGACCTGAAGTCCGATCCCCTGCCGAGGATGTCGCGGCCACGCTGGCTGGCCTGGGGCCCGCACGTGGTGCTCACCTATCTGGCGCTGGCCTTCTTCGCCGTCACCACGGAGCAGCTCGGCAACCACTACGGGGTCCACGGCTCCGTCCGGTCGTTGCTGGGGACCCTGGTCGGCGTGTCCATCGTGATCGCGATGCGGTGGCCGATGGCCGGGTACTGGCTCGGCCTGACCGCGGCGGGGCTGATCGCCGGTCAGATCCACGGCCACGTCGGGCAGGGCCAGAGCTGGCCGTGGATGCCTGCCGGACTGTTCGCCTTCGCCCCGGTGCTGCTGCTGGTGTCCCTGCGGGTGCCGCCCCGGGTGACCGTCGGGGCCGTCACCGTCGTCATCGCGTACACCGGGCTGGCCGAGGGCCTCTTCAGACCCGAGAACAGCGGCACCGGAACCCCCGGGGCCATCCTTCTGTTCGCCTTCACCGGCCTCCTCGGCTACGCCCTGCGCGCGACCCGGCTGACCCGCACACAGCTCGTCCGGCAGGAGACCCTCACCGAGGAGGAGCGCGCCCGGCGCACCCTGCTGGAGGAGCGCAGCCGGATCGCCCGTGAGCTGCACGACGTCGTCGCGCACCACATGTCGGTGATCTCCATCCAGGCGCAGGTGGCCCCCTATCTCGTGGAGAACCCGTCGGAGGAGCTCAAGGAGAACCTGGCCGGGATCCGCGCGAATGCCGTGGAGGCCCTGACGGAGCTGCGCCGCGTGCTGGGGGTGCTGCGTTCCGAGCACCCCGACGAGGCCAGCGGTCCGCACCATCCGCAGCCCACCCTGGCCGAGTTGGACGGCCTCGTGGACAACGTGCGGGCCGCCGGGCTGGACGTCACCGTCGAGATCGCGGGCATCCGCCGCCCGTTGTCCCCCGGGGTGGAGCTCACGGCGTACCGGATCGTGCAGGAGGCGCTGAGCAACTGCCTGCGCCACGCGCCCGGCTCCCGCGTGGAGGTCGGCATCGCCTACGGACCCCGCGATGTGCACCTGTGCGTGGCCAACACGACCCCCACCCGGCCGGCCCCGCCGACCATGGGAGCGGGGCACGGGCTGCTGGGGATGCGGGAGCGAGCGGGCATGCTGGGGGGCGAGCTGGCCGCCGGCCCCCGCCCCGACGGAGGGTACGAGGTGAGCGCCGTACTACCGATGGATCCCGCGCCCCCGGGCGGCGGGCCTTCCCCCGCCCCCGCGACGATGGACAAGGACTCATGA
- a CDS encoding response regulator, giving the protein MTAAPIKVMIADDQMMVRQGFTVLLDAQPDIEVVGQAVDGAEAVAKVAELAPDVVLMDIRMPGMGGIEATSLITAVPGSAVKVLVLTTFDLDEYVYEALRAGASGFLLKDASADQLAEAVRVIAAGEALLAPNITKRLITEFSRLGAPRAPSKARIDELTERETEVLSLVAQGMSNAEIARHLVLAEQTVKTHVGRILVKLGLRDRTQAAVFAYETGLIRPTGY; this is encoded by the coding sequence ATGACTGCTGCCCCGATCAAGGTGATGATCGCCGACGACCAGATGATGGTCCGCCAGGGCTTCACCGTGCTCCTCGACGCCCAGCCCGACATCGAGGTCGTCGGTCAGGCCGTCGACGGCGCCGAGGCCGTGGCCAAGGTCGCCGAACTGGCCCCGGACGTGGTCCTGATGGACATCCGGATGCCCGGGATGGGCGGGATCGAGGCCACCTCCCTCATCACCGCCGTCCCGGGCTCCGCGGTGAAGGTGCTGGTGCTGACCACCTTCGACCTCGACGAGTACGTGTACGAGGCGCTGCGCGCCGGCGCCTCGGGGTTCCTCCTCAAGGACGCCTCCGCCGATCAGCTGGCGGAGGCGGTCCGCGTCATCGCTGCCGGGGAAGCCCTCCTCGCGCCGAACATCACGAAGCGGCTGATCACCGAGTTCTCCCGGCTGGGAGCTCCGCGGGCGCCTTCGAAGGCGCGGATCGACGAGCTGACGGAGCGGGAGACGGAGGTCCTGTCGCTGGTCGCCCAGGGCATGTCGAACGCGGAGATCGCCCGGCACCTGGTCCTGGCCGAGCAGACGGTCAAAACGCACGTGGGCCGGATCCTGGTGAAGCTGGGCCTGCGGGACCGCACGCAGGCGGCGGTGTTCGCGTACGAGACGGGCCTGATCCGTCCGACGGGCTACTGA
- a CDS encoding sensor histidine kinase — MTETTPGATPRAPEIRLASGFIQSLRQALITDAFAYRPLPPMRTDGPLTRLLPKRIRVEAAHLPHASVCLIAFLVVVFTSITTGLPQAASLVMGLLAATPIAMTLVRPLGAFWVAVAVTLVFSVVSGSDPNWPWIPATFFSYLATVTLVAMRTSPRTAGWMWVVTLSIGIGTSIVLGHGQNINVGPMAFASAIALLAVSLRTIRKQAEQEVTAQQEVTAVERDRRTLLEERTTIARELHDVVAHHMSVVAIQAEAAPYRVKNPPPELEAAFVTIRENAVAALTELRRVLGVVRSADYEAPDAPQPTLASLDGLLANVREAGLSVDKTVTGAVRELPPGVELSAYRIIQEALSNTLRHAPGAAAGVEVSYVLGGLGLRIVNEAGTGDVRPSPGAGQGVTGMRERVAMLEGEMTAGELASGGFEVAVFIPVAGSRPDLAKDPA; from the coding sequence ATGACCGAGACGACCCCCGGGGCGACCCCCCGGGCCCCAGAGATCCGGCTGGCTTCGGGCTTCATCCAGAGCCTGCGCCAGGCTCTGATCACCGATGCCTTCGCCTACCGCCCACTGCCCCCGATGCGCACGGACGGGCCGCTGACCCGGCTGCTCCCGAAGCGGATACGGGTGGAGGCCGCACACCTGCCGCACGCATCCGTCTGCCTGATCGCGTTCCTCGTGGTGGTCTTCACCTCGATCACCACCGGTCTGCCCCAGGCCGCTTCCCTGGTGATGGGGCTGCTCGCGGCAACCCCGATCGCGATGACCCTGGTGCGGCCGCTGGGGGCGTTCTGGGTCGCCGTGGCGGTCACCCTGGTCTTCTCGGTCGTCAGCGGCTCCGATCCCAACTGGCCGTGGATCCCCGCCACCTTCTTCTCGTACCTCGCGACGGTGACCCTGGTGGCGATGCGGACCAGTCCCCGGACGGCCGGCTGGATGTGGGTGGTCACGCTGTCGATCGGCATCGGGACGTCCATCGTGCTCGGCCACGGCCAGAACATCAACGTCGGCCCGATGGCCTTCGCCTCGGCGATCGCCCTGCTCGCGGTGAGCCTCCGCACGATCCGCAAGCAGGCGGAGCAGGAGGTCACCGCGCAGCAGGAGGTCACCGCCGTCGAGCGGGACCGGCGCACCCTGCTGGAGGAGCGGACCACGATCGCGCGGGAACTCCACGACGTGGTCGCCCACCACATGTCGGTGGTGGCCATCCAGGCGGAGGCCGCGCCCTACCGGGTGAAGAATCCGCCGCCGGAGCTGGAGGCAGCGTTCGTCACCATCCGGGAGAACGCGGTGGCGGCCCTGACCGAGCTGCGCCGGGTGCTGGGTGTCGTCCGCTCCGCGGACTACGAGGCGCCGGACGCCCCGCAGCCGACGCTGGCCTCGCTGGACGGACTGCTGGCCAATGTGCGAGAGGCCGGGCTGAGCGTGGACAAGACCGTGACGGGCGCGGTGCGCGAACTGCCGCCGGGCGTGGAGCTGTCGGCCTACCGGATCATCCAGGAGGCCCTGAGCAACACCCTGCGGCACGCCCCGGGCGCCGCCGCCGGGGTCGAGGTCTCGTACGTGCTGGGCGGGCTGGGGCTGCGCATCGTCAACGAGGCCGGCACCGGAGATGTGCGGCCCTCGCCGGGGGCCGGTCAGGGGGTCACCGGGATGCGTGAGCGGGTGGCCATGCTGGAAGGGGAGATGACCGCCGGGGAGCTTGCCTCCGGGGGGTTCGAGGTGGCGGTGTTCATACCCGTGGCCGGCAGCCGCCCGGATCTGGCGAAGGATCCGGCATGA
- a CDS encoding response regulator, with translation MTIRVLIVDDQMMVREGFSVLLNAMEGIEVAGEAVNGREAIAQVAALKPDVVLMDIRMPEMNGLEATREIVAADTDAKVLVLTTFDLDEYVYQALRAGASGFLLKDASARQLADGVRVVAAGEALLAPSVTKRLITEFSKLSETRTQVGSAGVTELTERETEVLVLIAQGLSNAEIADRLIIAESTIKTHVSRILVKLGLRDRTQAAVFAYETRLVTPA, from the coding sequence ATGACGATCAGAGTGCTCATCGTCGACGACCAGATGATGGTCCGTGAGGGCTTCTCCGTCCTGCTGAACGCGATGGAAGGCATCGAAGTGGCCGGGGAGGCGGTGAACGGGCGGGAGGCCATCGCCCAAGTGGCGGCGCTGAAGCCGGATGTGGTGCTGATGGACATCCGGATGCCGGAGATGAACGGCCTGGAGGCGACCCGGGAGATCGTGGCCGCCGACACGGACGCGAAGGTGCTGGTCCTGACGACCTTCGACCTCGACGAGTACGTGTACCAGGCCCTGCGCGCCGGGGCCTCCGGGTTCCTCCTCAAGGACGCCTCCGCCCGCCAACTGGCCGACGGAGTCAGGGTGGTGGCGGCCGGGGAGGCGCTGCTGGCGCCTTCCGTGACCAAGCGGCTGATCACGGAGTTCTCGAAGTTGTCGGAGACCCGGACGCAGGTGGGCTCCGCGGGGGTCACGGAGCTGACGGAGCGGGAGACCGAGGTGCTGGTGCTGATCGCACAGGGGTTGTCCAACGCGGAGATAGCGGATCGCCTGATCATCGCCGAGTCCACCATCAAGACGCACGTGAGCCGGATCCTGGTGAAGCTGGGACTGCGGGACCGCACGCAGGCGGCGGTGTTCGCGTACGAGACCCGGCTGGTGACGCCCGCTTAG
- a CDS encoding diacylglycerol kinase, with translation MSHAGAPVGGLLVLVDPVARRLDGESVRIAKDVLSAGAAAKICLPDSQEEFARALARRGHRQPVIVGDDRALVRAVGLLHRERALSEGAVSLIPVGPAASLVLALQLGVPLSAVSAARAVLDGAVGMRDLLVDDSDGVVLGGIGIPPPPVGAAAGSRPGPGGVPRPAGPSVWNAYRSLVRTFVRPPAGASSATGSGGGHRLRVEADGVVLADVDRMVQDVTVSAREGDGLADVLVRMGAVTTPGLGLGSGSGADSDPDSASGSGSGSGRVVRARASAVTVSGEDFRYRSDVGITGPVRRRTWTLHPGAWGLTLPLQR, from the coding sequence ATGAGCCATGCGGGCGCGCCGGTAGGCGGCCTGCTCGTGCTCGTCGACCCGGTCGCCCGCCGTCTTGACGGCGAGTCCGTGCGAATTGCGAAAGATGTGTTGTCAGCGGGGGCGGCGGCGAAAATTTGTCTCCCGGACTCACAGGAGGAGTTTGCGCGGGCCCTTGCCCGCCGGGGTCATCGGCAGCCGGTGATCGTGGGCGACGACCGCGCGCTCGTTCGGGCCGTCGGGCTGCTGCACCGTGAGCGGGCGCTGTCCGAGGGGGCCGTTTCGCTGATTCCGGTGGGGCCGGCCGCGTCGCTCGTACTGGCTCTGCAGCTCGGCGTGCCGCTGTCGGCCGTGTCGGCCGCGCGGGCGGTCCTGGACGGGGCCGTCGGCATGCGGGACCTGCTGGTCGACGACAGCGACGGGGTGGTGCTGGGCGGGATCGGCATCCCGCCGCCGCCCGTGGGGGCCGCGGCCGGGTCCCGGCCGGGGCCCGGGGGCGTGCCGCGGCCGGCCGGGCCGTCGGTGTGGAACGCGTACCGCTCGCTGGTCCGTACGTTCGTCCGCCCGCCGGCGGGGGCTTCCTCCGCCACGGGGTCCGGCGGGGGCCACCGGCTGCGGGTGGAGGCCGACGGGGTGGTCCTGGCGGACGTGGACCGGATGGTGCAGGACGTCACCGTGTCGGCCCGGGAGGGCGACGGGCTGGCGGACGTGCTGGTCCGGATGGGGGCGGTGACGACACCGGGGCTCGGGCTCGGGTCCGGCTCGGGTGCGGACTCCGACCCCGACTCTGCTTCCGGTTCCGGTTCCGGTTCCGGCCGGGTCGTGCGGGCGCGGGCCTCGGCCGTGACGGTGTCCGGGGAGGATTTCCGCTACCGGTCGGACGTCGGAATCACCGGTCCGGTCCGCCGCCGTACGTGGACCTTGCACCCGGGGGCGTGGGGGCTGACACTGCCGCTGCAGCGCTGA